A portion of the Drosophila subpulchrella strain 33 F10 #4 breed RU33 unplaced genomic scaffold, RU_Dsub_v1.1 Primary Assembly Seq420, whole genome shotgun sequence genome contains these proteins:
- the LOC119562326 gene encoding uncharacterized protein LOC119562326 → MQQHFWKRWSSEYLSLLQERSKWRFETSNIKVGRIVLLKEDNVPPLSWQLGCIQEVIPGGDGVIRVAMVRTAMGLIKRAVAKLAVLPIDSEIVGTLPLPTGGVCSEQIASA, encoded by the coding sequence ATGCAGCAACATTTCTGGAAAAGGTGGAGCAGCGAGTATTTGTCCCTACTTCAAGAGAGGAGCAAGTGGCGCTTCGAAACGTCTAACATCAAGGTTGGACGCATAGTTTTGCTGAAGGAGGACAACGTTCCACCCTTGAGTTGGCAGCTTGGGTGCATCCAGGAAGTCATACCCGGCGGGGACGGAGTCATCAGAGTAGCTATGGTCCGCACAGCTATGGGTCTGATCAAGAGAGCCGTCGCCAAGCTAGCCGTTCTGCCCATCGATTCCGAGATAGTTGGAACCTTACCtcttccaacggggggagtatgttcggagcagatcgccagcgcctag